Proteins from one Enoplosus armatus isolate fEnoArm2 chromosome 4, fEnoArm2.hap1, whole genome shotgun sequence genomic window:
- the LOC139284509 gene encoding arrestin domain-containing protein 3-like: MSPIKDFGVTYEAVNRENTFSGGDTVTGTVTFTLTSETKVKSVAVKVKGQADVRWTEGSGDNKKSYTAQRKYFKLKENLVAEHGKGAVLSQGVHCFKFRFKIPEGDMPPSFKGFHGKIVYMLEAKLSRSWRLPSVVQKELNFVSKSFPHPGQVMCPQSGSVNKGQVQMSATINRKVCSPGDTLSVVAKICNSSSKNTKAKFSLQQKIVYRARGSTNVSDQSLYKMVGDTINPKSEETVSCQVKIPANVIHTLHNCEIISVDCYLKVYLDIKFAFDPEVVFPLVIVPPSFATFQPSEAMAPYPAGAVGAPSYSDFPPPAFPVGPYPVPTGPGAYGYPAPVPTQPAHIASGYNYQWPQQAAPYGFSNPAFPPSSVQYQAPTAPPLFPQGEELPTYMSLYPPSNDTVGKTG; encoded by the exons ATGTCTCCGATAAAGGACTTCGGTGTGACTTACGAGGCTGTCAACAGAGAGAATACTTTTTCTGGAGGAGATACGGTGACAGGCACAGTCACTTTCACTTTGACAAGCGAAACCAAAGTGAAGAGCGTTGCTGTGAAAGTCAAAGGGCAAGCGGACGTAAGGTGGACGGAGGGAAGTGGAGATAACAAGAAATCGTACACTGCGCAAAGGAAATACTTCAAACTCAAAGAAAACCTAGTTGCAGAACATGGTAAAG GCGCTGTACTTTCCCAAGGTGTCCATTGCTTTAAGTTCAGGTTTAAAATCCCAGAGGG GGACATGCCGCCATCCTTCAAGGGATTTCATGGAAAGATTGTCTACATGCTTGAAGCAAAGTTATCCAGGAGCTGGCGGTTGCCCTCTGTAGTACAAAAAGAGCTCAATTTTGTGTCAAAGTCCTTTCCGCACCCTGGCCAAGTAATG TGTCCCCAGTCTGGTTCAGTGAATAAAGGACAGGTCCAAATGTCTGCCACCATTAACAGAAAGGTTTGCTCTCCAG GTGACACTTTATCCGTTGTTGCCAAAATCTGCAACTCTTCTTCCAAAAATACGAAGGCCAAATTCAGTTTACAGCAGAAAATAGTGTACCGTGCTCGTGGCTCCACTAATGTCAGTGACCAAAGTCTGTACAAAATGGTCGGGGACACTATCAACCCGAAGTCAGAGGAGACTGTCTCCTGCCAAGTGAAGATTCCTGCCAATGTCATCCACACTCTCCATAATTGTGAAATCATCTCAGTTGACTGTTACCTGAAG GTGTATTTGGACATCAAGTTTGCCTTTGACCCAGAGGTGGTGTTTCCACTGGTCATCGTTCCTCCTAGTTTTGCTACCTTTCAGCCTAGTGAGGCAATGGCGCCTTACCCAGCTGGGGCTGTTGGGGCCCCAAGTTACAGCGACTTCCCTCCCCCTGCCTTCCCTGTCGGACCTTATCCTGTACCCACAGGTCCAGGTGCTTATGGATACCCAGCACCAGTTCCCACTCAACCAGCGCACATAGCAAGTGGCTATAATTATCAGTGGCCACAACAGGCCGCTCCATATGGTTTTTCAAATCCAGCTTTCCCACCATCTTCAGTTCAGTATCAAGCCCCTACTGCTCCACCTCTGTTTCCTCAGGGAGAAGAACTTCCAACCTATATGTCCCTGTACCCCCCTTCTAATGACACTGTCGGGAAGACTGGGTAA
- the LOC139284451 gene encoding arrestin domain-containing protein 3-like — MPAIKSLTMTYDALNEYGTFSEGDTVTGKVTLALSKETTVESLFVKAKGDAEVRWTKKNGEHTHTYSAHKRYFKLKRFLIAGNANDTVLPQGTHVYEFIFNLPPGSMPSSFKGSHGKIVYKLEAKLSRSWRIDRTVEKEIHFVSKSFPNLQSLMSHQSGSANKEMGIFSKGNVHMDAIIDRKAYAPGETIAVVAKINNSSSSEMAPKISLIQDVVYYANSNTKHEGKVIFKVVDNCIKPKTQKEVKCAIFIPRDQVQTIQNCDIISVKYHLKVYLDISFASDPEVMFPVLIIPPDLAPGPQSGVAAGPYLAGAVGGPSNSDFPLPAMATGPYPASPHSGSHGYPGAQRYSAPPPACPDKPPMSAVPPGVYPAQPAHLSGGYNNSVPQLASPYGSPFSSSSSSSVLHPPPTAPTFHPPPSAPEIHPLPSSQPFNISPTAPTYNLLPSAPMMSTDFLSQSDEAPPAYSILFPTSASDKSDAK, encoded by the exons ATGCCTGCAATCAAAAGCTTAACGATGACTTACGACGCCCTGAATGAGTACGGGACGTTTTCGGAGGGAGACACTGTAACTGGAAAAGTAACACTGGCCTTATCGAAGGAGACCACCGTTGAAAGCCTGTTTGTTAAAGCGAAAGGAGACGCTGAAGTGCGTTGGACGAAAAAGAACGgcgaacacacgcacacatactcTGCACACAAAAGATATTTCAAACTCAAGCGGTTTTTAATCGCAGGGAATGCTAATG ACACTGTACTTCCCCAAGGAACCCATGtttatgaattcatttttaaCCTACCGCCAGG AAGCATGCCTTCATCCTTCAAGGGGAGTCATGGAAAGATTGTCTACAAGCTGGAAGCCAAGCTGTCCAGGAGTTGGAGGATTGACCGTACAGTAGAAAAGGAGATACATTTTGTCTCCAAGTCCTTTCCAAACCTTCAATCTCTGATG TCACACCAATCTGGTTCAGCAAACAAAGAGATGGGGATTTTCTCAAAAGGAAATGTGCACATGGATGCCATCATTGACAGGAAGGCGTATGCCCCAG GTGAAACCATAGCGGTTGTTGCAAAAATCAACAACTCCTCATCCAGTGAGATGGCACCCAAAATCAGTTTAATCCAGGATGTGGTGTACTATGCCAACAGCAATACCAAACATGAGGGCAAAGTTATCTTCAAAGTGGTTGACAACTGTATTAAACCCAAAACACAGAAGGAGGTTAAATGTGCAATATTTATTCCTCGTGATCAGGTGCAGACAATCCAGAACTGTGACATTATCTCCGTGAAATATCATTTAAAG GTGTACCTGGACATCAGCTTTGCTAGCGATCCAGAGGTCATGTTCCCCGTGCTCATTATACCTCCTGACTTAGCTCCTGGCCCTCAGTCTGGTGTGGCTGCAGGTCCCTATCTAGCTGGGGCTGTCGGGGGCCCGAGCAACAGCGACTTCCCTCTCCCTGCTATGGCTACGGGTCCTTATCCTGCATCCCCACATTCAGGGAGTCATGGATACCCAGGAGCCCAAAGGTATTCAGCACCACCACCTGCGTGCCCAGATAAGCCACCGATGTCTGCTGTTCCACCAGGTGTGTACCCTGCTCAGCCGGCACACTTGAGTGGGGGCTACAATAACTCAGTGCCACAGCTGGCTTCTCCGTATGGATCTccattttcatcttcatcatcgtcTTCTGTCCTTCACCCTCCGCCTACTGCCCCAACATTTCACCCACCCCCATCTGCCCCAGAGATCCACCCATTGCCTTCTTCTCAACCGTTTAACATATCTCCAACTGCTCCGACATACAACCTGCTGCCTTCTGCGCCAATGATGAGCACAGACTTCCTGTCTCAATCGGATGAAGCTCCTCCAGCTTATTCAATCCTTTTCCCGACTTCTGCTTCTGACAAATCGGATGCGAAATAA